One part of the Anaerotruncus rubiinfantis genome encodes these proteins:
- a CDS encoding helix-turn-helix domain-containing protein translates to MYFQRLKDLRTDHDLTQEQVSKILMITQTVYSRYERGFRTIPVEHLLVLADYYKTSTDYLLGRTNNPAPPQK, encoded by the coding sequence ATGTATTTCCAGCGGCTTAAGGACCTGCGGACCGACCATGACCTGACCCAGGAGCAGGTGAGCAAAATCCTGATGATCACGCAGACGGTCTATTCCCGGTATGAGCGGGGCTTTCGGACGATCCCGGTCGAGCACCTGCTGGTGCTGGCGGATTACTACAAAACCAGCACTGATTATCTGCTTGGACGCACCAATAACCCGGCGCCCCCGCAAAAGTGA
- the murI gene encoding glutamate racemase, with the protein MDNRAIGIFDSGLGGLTTVKELRKLLPNEHLIYFGDTGRMPYGTRGRELVRKYAAQDIHFLQQFDVKMIIAACGTVSATITPEMVKSIGVPFSGVVLPAAQAACAASTGGRIGVVGTPATVRSGAYGRAIRNISADMRVFGSACPLLVPLVENGFIQPDNPVTRMVAERYLKPIIEEQVDTLILGCTHFPIIYDIFNQLLNYKVTLIDPGKQVARWAQSFLASEDQLAEGAGKCEFYVTDSIDNFSDIAGIFLGSDLTGQVTQIDIDAVEI; encoded by the coding sequence ATGGACAACAGGGCGATTGGTATTTTTGACTCGGGGCTCGGCGGGCTCACCACCGTCAAGGAGCTGCGCAAGCTTCTGCCGAACGAACACCTGATCTATTTCGGCGATACAGGGCGGATGCCCTATGGAACACGCGGGCGGGAACTCGTTCGCAAATACGCCGCACAGGACATTCACTTCCTGCAGCAGTTCGACGTCAAAATGATCATTGCCGCCTGCGGCACGGTCAGCGCGACCATTACGCCGGAGATGGTCAAATCGATCGGGGTCCCCTTTTCCGGCGTTGTGCTTCCCGCCGCGCAGGCGGCCTGTGCGGCCTCCACCGGCGGACGCATCGGCGTGGTCGGCACTCCCGCGACCGTCCGTTCGGGGGCTTACGGCCGCGCAATCCGCAATATTTCGGCTGACATGCGGGTTTTTGGCAGCGCCTGTCCTCTGCTTGTACCGCTCGTGGAAAATGGATTCATCCAGCCGGACAACCCGGTCACCCGCATGGTGGCCGAGCGTTACCTGAAGCCGATCATCGAAGAGCAGGTCGATACGCTCATCCTGGGCTGCACCCATTTTCCCATCATCTATGACATCTTCAACCAGCTTCTCAATTACAAGGTCACCCTTATCGATCCGGGCAAGCAGGTTGCCCGCTGGGCACAGTCCTTCCTGGCAAGTGAGGACCAGCTGGCTGAAGGCGCGGGAAAATGCGAATTCTATGTGACCGATTCAATCGACAACTTCAGTGATATTGCCGGGATTTTCCTTGGCAGCGATCTGACCGGGCAGGTCACTCAGATCGATATCGACGCGGTCGAAATCTGA
- the secE gene encoding preprotein translocase subunit SecE produces the protein MADNAAAKKPGFIERAKRFFRDIKGEVKKVVWPGKSQIINNTGIVIVVVLISSVFIGCFDTIMTFLIKLFLSILTGTPLSF, from the coding sequence ATGGCAGATAACGCAGCCGCGAAAAAACCCGGCTTCATCGAAAGGGCAAAACGCTTTTTCAGGGACATTAAAGGCGAAGTCAAAAAGGTGGTCTGGCCCGGCAAAAGCCAGATTATCAACAACACCGGTATTGTTATCGTGGTTGTCCTGATTTCGTCCGTGTTCATCGGATGCTTCGACACGATCATGACCTTCCTCATCAAGCTTTTCCTTTCAATTCTGACGGGAACACCATTATCTTTTTAA
- a CDS encoding DUF1934 domain-containing protein codes for MKKDVVIKIKGVYRQDGDEDQVELFTTGSYYKRNGHYYIAYDESEATGFEGARTVLKVEDSEKVTLTRSGGHARSQLIVERGVRHQCHYDTGYGPMMIGVSGDRIVSDLTDSGGNLEFAYSLDVNTLLASENAVFINVREQPQ; via the coding sequence ATGAAAAAAGACGTAGTGATCAAAATCAAGGGCGTTTACCGCCAGGACGGCGACGAGGACCAGGTCGAACTGTTCACGACCGGCTCTTACTATAAGCGCAACGGGCATTATTACATCGCTTATGACGAATCGGAAGCCACCGGATTTGAAGGCGCCCGGACGGTGCTCAAGGTGGAGGACAGTGAGAAGGTCACCCTCACCCGTTCCGGAGGACACGCCCGTTCCCAGCTCATCGTAGAGCGCGGCGTGCGCCACCAGTGCCATTATGACACCGGCTACGGTCCGATGATGATCGGCGTTTCCGGCGACCGGATCGTTTCCGACCTCACCGACAGCGGTGGGAATCTGGAGTTTGCCTATTCGCTCGACGTCAACACCCTGCTTGCCAGCGAAAACGCTGTTTTTATCAATGTGCGCGAACAACCCCAATAA
- the nusG gene encoding transcription termination/antitermination protein NusG, translated as MSDSMRWYVVHTYSGYENKVASNIEKAVENRKLHDLFGEVKVPTQTVTEIKDNKKREVERKIFPGYVLVKMIMTDDSWYVVRNIRGVTGFVGPGSKPVPLTEEEVSRLGVEQKNIEVNFEVGDSVRVNDGYLEGFIGTVDEIDLPNQLVRVTVSMMGKDVPVELELDQIEPLD; from the coding sequence ATGTCTGACTCTATGAGATGGTACGTGGTGCACACCTATTCCGGCTATGAGAACAAGGTGGCCTCGAACATCGAAAAAGCGGTGGAAAACCGGAAGCTTCACGACCTGTTCGGCGAGGTGAAGGTCCCCACGCAGACGGTTACGGAGATTAAGGACAACAAAAAACGCGAAGTTGAACGCAAGATCTTTCCGGGCTACGTGCTGGTGAAGATGATCATGACCGACGACAGCTGGTATGTTGTGCGCAACATCCGCGGCGTGACCGGCTTTGTGGGCCCGGGCAGCAAGCCTGTCCCGCTCACCGAGGAGGAAGTCAGCCGTCTGGGCGTCGAGCAGAAGAATATTGAGGTCAACTTTGAAGTGGGCGATTCCGTCAGGGTCAACGACGGATACCTGGAGGGCTTCATCGGCACGGTCGACGAGATCGACCTGCCCAATCAGCTTGTCCGGGTGACCGTTTCGATGATGGGCAAAGATGTGCCCGTCGAGCTTGAACTTGATCAGATAGAGCCGCTGGATTAA
- the argS gene encoding arginine--tRNA ligase: MTNPVSDAKKSIEGLVRSALEKASQAGSLPVCGELPAFVVEIPADTSHGDFATNVAMAGARAYKCAPRKVAEAICQNIALEGTAFDRVEIAGPGFINFFLGAQWYADVVKSVRAGGDRYGRTDFGGGQKVQVEFVSANPTGPMHMGNARGGAIGDCLAAALDWAGYDVTREFYVNDAGNQIEKFACSLNARYLQIYKGEDAVPFPEDGYHGEDIKLRAREFADIHGDKFLDASEQERKDALTAYALPKNIEKLKNDLESYRIHYDVWFRESTLHQGAIDDAIRLLTERGMTYEKDGALWYKATENGGEKDEVLVRANGFPTYFAADIAYHYNKFAVRGFDRVINVWGADHHGHVARLKGAMDAIGLNGDKLDIVLMQLVRLTKDGQPVKMSKRTGKAISLTDLIEEVPVDAARFFFNMREPNSTLDFDLDLAVEQSSQNPVYYVQYAHARICSILKKLAEEGITPRSCSDAELRNLTTPEETAMIRTLARFPQEIVDAARNYDPARLTKYAVDVATSFHKYYNACRVKGEEEPVMQARLNLCMSVKTVLHNVLTLLKITVPESM; this comes from the coding sequence ATGACCAATCCGGTTTCTGACGCAAAAAAATCGATTGAGGGGCTGGTGCGTTCCGCGCTGGAAAAAGCCTCCCAGGCAGGCAGCCTGCCCGTCTGCGGCGAACTGCCCGCCTTTGTTGTGGAAATCCCCGCCGACACTTCCCATGGCGACTTTGCCACCAATGTCGCCATGGCAGGCGCGCGCGCCTATAAATGCGCGCCGCGCAAGGTCGCCGAAGCCATCTGCCAAAATATCGCCCTCGAAGGCACCGCCTTCGACCGGGTCGAGATCGCGGGCCCGGGCTTTATCAACTTCTTCCTGGGCGCGCAGTGGTACGCGGACGTGGTCAAATCGGTCCGCGCAGGCGGTGACCGCTATGGCCGCACCGATTTCGGCGGCGGCCAGAAGGTGCAGGTCGAGTTCGTTTCGGCCAACCCCACCGGCCCGATGCACATGGGAAACGCCCGCGGCGGCGCCATCGGCGACTGTCTGGCGGCGGCGCTCGACTGGGCCGGTTATGACGTGACCCGCGAATTCTACGTCAATGACGCGGGCAACCAGATCGAAAAGTTCGCCTGCTCGCTCAATGCCCGCTACCTGCAGATTTATAAAGGCGAGGACGCGGTTCCCTTCCCGGAGGACGGCTACCATGGCGAGGATATCAAGCTGCGCGCCCGCGAATTCGCGGACATCCACGGCGACAAATTCCTAGATGCTTCCGAACAGGAGCGTAAGGACGCGCTGACCGCCTACGCGCTGCCGAAAAATATCGAAAAGCTTAAAAACGACCTCGAGAGCTATCGCATCCATTACGATGTGTGGTTCCGGGAAAGCACGCTGCATCAGGGAGCGATCGACGACGCGATCCGGCTTCTGACCGAGCGCGGCATGACTTATGAGAAGGACGGCGCGCTCTGGTACAAGGCCACCGAGAACGGCGGTGAAAAGGACGAGGTGCTGGTGCGCGCGAACGGTTTTCCGACCTACTTCGCGGCGGATATCGCCTATCATTACAATAAGTTCGCGGTGCGCGGCTTCGACCGGGTCATCAATGTCTGGGGCGCCGACCACCACGGCCATGTCGCCCGCCTCAAGGGCGCGATGGATGCGATCGGACTCAATGGGGACAAGCTTGATATTGTGCTGATGCAGCTGGTGCGGCTCACCAAGGACGGCCAGCCGGTCAAGATGAGCAAGCGCACCGGCAAAGCGATCAGTCTTACCGATCTCATTGAGGAGGTCCCGGTCGACGCGGCCCGCTTCTTCTTCAATATGCGCGAGCCAAACTCCACCCTCGATTTCGACCTCGATCTCGCGGTCGAACAGTCGAGCCAGAATCCGGTTTACTATGTCCAGTACGCGCACGCGCGCATCTGCTCGATCCTCAAAAAGCTCGCCGAGGAGGGCATCACTCCGCGCAGCTGCTCCGACGCGGAGCTGCGAAACCTCACCACCCCGGAAGAAACCGCGATGATCCGCACGCTGGCACGCTTCCCGCAGGAAATCGTCGACGCGGCGCGTAATTACGACCCCGCCCGGCTCACCAAATATGCGGTGGATGTGGCGACCAGTTTCCACAAATACTATAACGCCTGCCGGGTCAAGGGTGAGGAAGAGCCGGTCATGCAGGCGCGGCTCAACCTTTGTATGTCGGTCAAAACAGTATTACACAATGTATTAACGCTTTTAAAAATTACTGTTCCAGAATCCATGTAA
- the rpmG gene encoding 50S ribosomal protein L33 has product MRVKITLACTECKQRNYNKMKNKKNDPDRLEMNKYCKFCRKHTLHKETK; this is encoded by the coding sequence ATGAGAGTAAAAATTACTCTGGCCTGCACAGAGTGCAAGCAGCGCAACTACAACAAGATGAAAAACAAGAAGAACGATCCCGACAGGCTCGAAATGAACAAATACTGCAAATTCTGTCGGAAACACACCCTTCACAAAGAAACGAAGTAA
- a CDS encoding homocysteine S-methyltransferase family protein codes for MNGKDRLRLPLLLDGATGTQYMKEGMPSGVCVEEWASEHPEVIRKTLLGYVQAGSDIVYAPTFLANAGNLKLHGLSEQVQELNTKIVRIAREALEGRGVLLAGDMSTTGLMCEPFGETEFVHLIGIYAEQAAALADAGANLLVIETMSSLCECRAAVIAARQTGLPVFLTMTVGADGHTMWGDDALASMLTLQDMGISAFGLNCSEGPEDMVPLFEKLAPYAKIPLIAKPNAGNPPLTPIQFANKCARLMRRGVSIIGGCCGTDPEYIEALRHMVDSFDIDKVKIPPADYDIIAAGRNVYYLDDGLEYSEPIICEVDMADSLLDVSHESCDAVLIHLDTPDDGYRFSLNAHMIDMPVAFESESLEALENALLHYNGKALVVSTSCEIEKEDLEEVAARYGAVVL; via the coding sequence ATGAATGGGAAAGATCGATTGCGGCTGCCGCTCCTTCTGGACGGCGCGACCGGTACCCAGTACATGAAGGAAGGGATGCCCAGCGGCGTCTGTGTCGAAGAATGGGCCAGCGAGCATCCCGAAGTCATCCGCAAAACCCTGCTTGGTTATGTGCAAGCGGGCAGTGACATCGTCTATGCGCCCACTTTTCTTGCAAATGCGGGGAATCTGAAACTGCACGGCCTGAGCGAGCAGGTGCAGGAGCTCAACACAAAAATTGTCCGCATCGCGCGGGAAGCGCTTGAAGGGCGCGGCGTCCTGCTCGCGGGCGATATGTCCACCACCGGCCTGATGTGCGAACCGTTCGGGGAAACCGAATTCGTGCATCTCATCGGCATCTATGCCGAACAGGCGGCCGCGCTTGCCGACGCGGGCGCCAACCTGCTCGTGATCGAAACCATGTCCTCGCTCTGCGAATGCCGCGCCGCGGTCATCGCCGCGCGCCAGACTGGGCTGCCGGTCTTTCTCACCATGACGGTCGGCGCGGACGGCCACACGATGTGGGGCGACGACGCGCTCGCCAGCATGCTCACCCTGCAGGACATGGGGATTTCCGCCTTTGGGCTGAACTGTTCCGAAGGGCCGGAGGATATGGTGCCGCTCTTTGAAAAGCTCGCGCCGTATGCCAAAATCCCGCTCATCGCCAAGCCAAACGCGGGCAATCCTCCGCTTACGCCCATTCAGTTTGCCAACAAATGCGCGCGGCTCATGCGCCGCGGGGTCTCGATCATCGGCGGATGCTGCGGGACCGATCCGGAATATATTGAAGCGCTGCGCCACATGGTGGATTCGTTCGATATCGATAAGGTGAAGATTCCGCCCGCCGACTATGATATCATCGCGGCCGGACGCAATGTCTATTACCTCGACGACGGCCTCGAATATTCCGAACCGATCATCTGTGAGGTGGATATGGCCGATTCTCTGCTCGACGTTTCGCATGAAAGCTGCGACGCGGTCCTGATCCATTTGGACACACCGGACGACGGCTACCGTTTCTCCCTCAACGCCCACATGATCGATATGCCGGTTGCGTTTGAATCGGAATCGCTCGAAGCGCTGGAAAACGCACTCCTTCACTACAATGGCAAAGCATTGGTGGTTTCCACTTCCTGTGAGATCGAAAAAGAAGATCTCGAAGAGGTCGCCGCGCGATACGGCGCTGTTGTATTGTGA
- a CDS encoding flavin reductase, which produces MDLQAFFKMSYGLYVLSSAFDGRQNGCIVNTVTQVTAEPPKVAVAVSKKNFTTELIEKSGVFNAVPLTQSADMEMIGRFGFKCGRDTEKYYGISFAVDENGVRYPSQHAAAVFSFKVIDKLDLDTHLLFVGEAVEAKKLSDEPVMTYDYYHTVVKGTTPPNAPSYKKPAEKHGWRCKVCGYVYEGEELPPDFICPICKKDASFFEKI; this is translated from the coding sequence ATGGATTTGCAAGCCTTCTTTAAAATGTCCTATGGCCTTTATGTGCTCAGCTCGGCTTTTGACGGCAGGCAAAACGGCTGCATCGTCAACACAGTCACCCAGGTGACCGCAGAGCCGCCGAAAGTTGCCGTTGCCGTCTCCAAAAAAAATTTCACCACCGAACTCATCGAAAAATCCGGCGTATTTAACGCTGTTCCGCTAACCCAATCCGCCGATATGGAAATGATCGGCCGGTTTGGATTCAAATGCGGCCGGGACACCGAAAAATATTACGGCATCTCCTTCGCGGTCGATGAAAACGGCGTGCGCTACCCGTCCCAGCATGCCGCTGCCGTCTTTTCCTTCAAGGTGATTGACAAGCTCGACCTTGACACCCATCTGCTCTTTGTGGGCGAGGCCGTCGAAGCCAAAAAGCTTTCGGATGAACCGGTCATGACTTATGACTACTACCATACGGTGGTCAAGGGCACCACGCCTCCGAATGCGCCGTCCTACAAAAAACCCGCGGAAAAACACGGCTGGCGCTGCAAAGTCTGCGGCTACGTCTACGAGGGCGAAGAACTGCCGCCGGACTTTATCTGCCCCATCTGCAAGAAAGACGCCAGCTTCTTTGAAAAAATCTGA
- a CDS encoding D-alanine--D-alanine ligase family protein has protein sequence MEKKTVAVIFGSVSSEYEVSLRSATSVLQNIPRDRYDVVMLGITKDGRWYEYTGDVSLIQPDKWLESGHVVPAILSPDRAAGGITRFTPRGPENVKIDAAFPVLHGEHGEDGTIQGLFEMAGIPYVGCGVLASAACMDKDISHILLESAGIRTNPWVTLTRADCARFGEIEPALAEKLAYPMFVKPANTGSSVGVSKARDAAALREALECAFRYDRKVLVEKTAVGAEVECAVLGNYGDASASVVGEIVPHHEFYDYEGKYLDDSTDLYIPARIPQEVSEKIRETAVKAFAVMGCTGLARIDFFAEADGGVILNELNTIPGFTSISMYPKLFAASGIPYPELIHRLIQLAIAKKNC, from the coding sequence TTGGAAAAGAAAACCGTCGCAGTCATTTTCGGTTCCGTTTCAAGTGAATATGAGGTTTCGCTGCGCTCCGCAACCTCGGTGCTGCAGAATATCCCCCGCGACCGCTATGACGTCGTCATGCTCGGCATCACAAAGGACGGCCGCTGGTATGAATACACCGGTGACGTAAGCCTCATCCAGCCGGACAAATGGCTCGAAAGCGGCCATGTTGTCCCCGCGATCCTTTCCCCCGACCGCGCGGCGGGCGGCATCACCCGCTTCACCCCGCGCGGCCCGGAGAATGTAAAGATTGACGCGGCCTTTCCGGTGCTGCACGGCGAGCACGGCGAGGATGGCACCATCCAGGGGCTCTTCGAGATGGCTGGCATCCCCTATGTGGGCTGCGGCGTGCTCGCTTCCGCCGCCTGCATGGATAAGGACATTTCCCACATCCTGCTCGAGAGCGCCGGCATCCGCACCAATCCATGGGTCACGCTCACACGGGCGGACTGTGCGCGTTTTGGGGAAATCGAGCCGGCGCTCGCGGAAAAGCTCGCGTATCCGATGTTCGTAAAGCCCGCCAACACCGGTTCTTCGGTTGGCGTGAGCAAGGCGCGCGACGCGGCGGCGCTGCGCGAGGCGCTCGAGTGCGCCTTCCGGTACGACCGCAAAGTGCTGGTCGAAAAGACCGCCGTCGGCGCCGAGGTCGAATGCGCGGTGCTCGGCAACTACGGCGACGCGTCCGCCTCGGTGGTGGGTGAGATCGTCCCGCATCATGAATTCTACGACTATGAGGGCAAATACCTCGACGATTCGACCGATCTTTATATCCCGGCGCGCATCCCGCAGGAAGTCTCTGAAAAGATCCGCGAAACCGCTGTCAAGGCATTCGCGGTCATGGGATGCACCGGGCTTGCCCGGATCGATTTCTTCGCGGAGGCGGACGGCGGCGTCATCCTCAACGAACTCAATACCATCCCGGGATTCACCTCAATCTCGATGTACCCCAAGCTTTTTGCGGCGTCTGGAATTCCTTATCCCGAACTGATCCACCGGCTGATCCAGCTTGCAATTGCGAAAAAAAACTGTTAA